The following are from one region of the Hydrogenimonas sp. SS33 genome:
- the aroB gene encoding 3-dehydroquinate synthase, with protein MKVSIQLPTPPSRDYDIVIDSLPQIDLPTKVMIITNPKVAGLHLQRLLERLRAKELYVAVIPDGEAYKTWESVESILDRAFDHRLDRKSLFIAFGGGVIGDMTGFAASIFQRGIDFIQIPTTLLSQVDASVGGKTGINNRYGKNLVGAFHQPKAVYIDTYWLKTLPEREFAAGVAEIVKMAVMFDAGFFQWLETHDLHEDENLKEAIRCSVELKAWVVNQDEKEQGIRAVLNYGHTFAHVIENFSGYGNLLHGEAVAIGMVMANRLAIQEGLLKEEEAGRIEALLKRYGLPTGYPVESAERFYDHFFLDKKSHDNKITFIVPEGIGKFKMLSNPPKEQVLNVLQTFAKDGGAR; from the coding sequence ATGAAAGTTTCGATCCAGCTTCCTACGCCTCCCAGCCGTGACTACGATATTGTCATCGACTCGCTGCCACAGATCGACCTGCCCACGAAAGTGATGATCATCACCAACCCCAAAGTGGCGGGTCTGCATCTGCAGCGCCTGCTGGAGCGGCTCAGAGCGAAAGAGCTTTACGTCGCGGTGATTCCCGACGGCGAAGCCTACAAGACGTGGGAGAGTGTCGAATCGATCCTCGATCGGGCCTTCGACCACCGCCTCGACCGCAAATCGCTCTTCATCGCCTTCGGCGGAGGGGTCATCGGCGACATGACGGGCTTCGCGGCGAGCATCTTCCAACGGGGCATCGACTTCATTCAGATTCCCACGACGCTGCTTTCGCAGGTGGACGCCAGCGTGGGCGGCAAGACCGGCATCAACAACCGTTACGGCAAAAACCTGGTGGGGGCCTTTCACCAGCCCAAAGCCGTCTACATCGACACCTACTGGCTCAAGACGCTGCCCGAGCGGGAGTTTGCCGCCGGTGTGGCGGAGATCGTCAAGATGGCGGTGATGTTCGACGCCGGTTTTTTCCAATGGCTTGAGACCCACGACCTTCATGAGGATGAAAACCTCAAAGAGGCGATCCGCTGCAGCGTGGAGCTCAAAGCGTGGGTCGTCAACCAGGACGAGAAGGAGCAGGGGATCCGCGCCGTGCTCAACTACGGCCACACCTTCGCCCATGTCATCGAAAACTTCAGCGGCTACGGCAACCTGCTGCACGGCGAGGCCGTCGCCATCGGGATGGTGATGGCCAACCGCCTGGCGATACAAGAGGGGCTTTTGAAGGAGGAGGAGGCCGGCCGGATCGAGGCGCTTTTGAAGCGCTACGGCCTTCCCACGGGCTATCCGGTGGAGTCGGCCGAGCGGTTCTACGACCACTTCTTCCTCGACAAAAAGAGCCACGATAACAAGATCACCTTTATCGTCCCCGAAGGGATAGGGAAGTTCAAAATGCTCTCCAACCCGCCCAAAGAACAAGTGTTGAACGTACTTCAAACCTTCGCAAAGGACGGCGGTGCGCGTTAA
- a CDS encoding mechanosensitive ion channel domain-containing protein — protein MRVKLLLLLLLSGFLFAQPKSAGVQQPAVSPQAAKALEAKQRLDKQKAAEEKQRQREAKIARLENELRQIDRTMEEESVWQKIYANHMTYLELEKRIETIDKEIRKYKRRGPSRYRSRIRQLENKKMQLQERLGLLKDYRNNPFKSLIKPNEIEKVPSVTNPVAIIGAFSFMKQVTEQLTRFEDEISDLKSFIGMLEQKVEILKEMTALKPQDKALKRALAETLEEMQEAKEALSLHQTALVVYRKKVDEIKLRLTDQIKEQAKKAGTIGISILTLLILVLLVKWLVKRTVTDNERFYMANKMINFTFVFVVVTILLFAYIENVTYLVTILGFASAGIAIAMKDWFMSILGWMVIMTGGAIHVGDRIRVDKDGKLYVGDVLDISLLRITLLEDITLTTYKHNRRAGRVIFIPNNYVFTDMIANYTHATLKTVWDGIDFTITFNSNHKKAAHIARETAKKYAKGYTDITRKQLNKLRARYSLKNTNVEPRVYTFIEENGIRVSLWYLTNAYATLTLRSTISAEILDLIKEEEDIVIAYPSQHIYIDRAKGKPTLPVLGDGMEEPS, from the coding sequence GTGCGCGTTAAACTCCTCCTCCTGCTTCTGTTGAGCGGGTTCCTCTTCGCCCAGCCAAAGAGTGCGGGCGTGCAGCAGCCGGCCGTTTCTCCCCAGGCGGCCAAAGCCCTGGAAGCGAAGCAGCGCCTGGATAAACAGAAGGCGGCTGAGGAGAAGCAGAGGCAGCGCGAAGCGAAAATCGCCCGGCTGGAGAATGAGCTGCGGCAGATCGACCGCACAATGGAAGAGGAGAGTGTCTGGCAGAAGATCTACGCCAACCACATGACCTATCTGGAGTTGGAAAAGCGGATCGAAACGATCGACAAAGAGATACGAAAATACAAAAGAAGAGGCCCCAGCCGCTACCGCAGCAGGATTAGGCAGTTGGAAAACAAAAAGATGCAGCTCCAGGAGCGTCTGGGCCTTCTGAAAGATTACAGGAACAACCCGTTCAAGAGCCTCATCAAACCCAACGAGATCGAAAAGGTCCCCTCCGTCACCAATCCGGTCGCCATTATCGGTGCCTTCTCTTTCATGAAGCAGGTGACGGAGCAGCTGACACGTTTCGAAGATGAGATCAGCGACCTGAAATCTTTCATCGGCATGCTGGAGCAGAAGGTTGAGATACTCAAAGAGATGACGGCGCTTAAACCCCAGGACAAAGCGCTCAAACGGGCGCTCGCCGAAACGCTGGAAGAGATGCAGGAGGCCAAGGAGGCGCTGAGCCTCCATCAGACGGCCCTCGTCGTCTATCGGAAAAAGGTAGACGAAATCAAGCTCCGCCTTACCGACCAGATCAAGGAGCAGGCGAAAAAAGCGGGAACCATCGGTATTTCGATTCTGACACTGCTGATTCTCGTCCTGCTGGTCAAATGGCTCGTCAAACGGACGGTGACCGACAACGAGCGTTTCTACATGGCCAACAAGATGATCAACTTCACCTTCGTCTTCGTGGTCGTGACGATCCTGCTCTTCGCCTACATCGAAAACGTCACCTATCTGGTGACCATTCTCGGTTTCGCCTCCGCCGGTATCGCCATCGCCATGAAGGACTGGTTCATGAGTATCCTGGGGTGGATGGTCATCATGACCGGCGGCGCCATCCACGTGGGCGACAGGATACGGGTCGACAAAGACGGCAAACTCTACGTGGGCGACGTCCTGGACATTTCCCTGCTGCGCATCACCCTGCTGGAAGACATCACCCTGACGACCTACAAACACAACCGGCGGGCGGGACGGGTCATCTTCATTCCCAACAACTATGTCTTCACGGATATGATTGCCAACTACACCCATGCCACCCTCAAAACGGTCTGGGACGGCATCGATTTCACGATTACCTTCAACTCCAACCACAAAAAGGCGGCCCATATCGCCCGGGAGACGGCGAAAAAGTATGCCAAAGGCTATACCGACATCACACGCAAGCAGCTTAACAAACTGCGGGCGCGCTACAGTCTCAAAAACACCAACGTCGAGCCGAGGGTCTACACCTTCATCGAAGAGAACGGCATCAGGGTCAGCCTCTGGTACCTGACCAACGCCTATGCGACCCTGACGCTCAGAAGCACCATCTCGGCGGAGATTCTGGACCTGATCAAAGAGGAGGAGGATATCGTTATCGCCTATCCGTCGCAACATATCTATATCGACCGTGCCAAAGGGAAGCCGACCCTGCCCGTTCTCGGGGACGGCATGGAGGAGCCCTCGTGA